The Candidatus Tanganyikabacteria bacterium region GCCGCCCCTTGCCGGCCCGTCGCCGATCCCGACCGACGCCGCCCAGGTCCCGGGCGGTCTGGCCCCGGGCGGCCTGGCCCCGAGCATGGCGCGGCGCATCCCGCAGGTCCTGCCGGCGCTGGTCCTGTTCTGCCTGGCCGGCCTCGCGGGCGCACCGGCACTCGCGGCGGATCGCCCGGCCGCCCCGGATTTCGCGCTTTCCGACCAGGATGGCCGCCTGGTGCGGCTCTCGGACCTGCGCGGCAAGCCGGTGGTCCTCACCTTCCTCTACACGCACTGCCCCGACACGTGCCCGCGCACGCTGGGGCACCTCTTGACCGCCTTGAAGGACAGGCCCGGCGACGCCGCCGTGGTGACGGTGACGGTCGATCCCGCGCGGGACGACAAGGCGCGCCTGGCCGAGTACGCGAAGCAGTGGCCCGCCGGCTGGCGCTTCCTGACCGGCCCCGAGGCGCAGGTGGGCAAGGTCTGGGCGCAGTACGGCGTCTCCGTGCGGCGCGACGAGGAGACCGGTCACCACCACCACGGGCACCACATGGGCTACACCATCACGCACTCCAACGTCGTACTGGTCCTCGACGCGGCCGGCCGCATCACCGAGCGGATATCCGGCGCCTGGAGCGCCGCCGACGTCAGCGGCGCGCTGGCGCAGGCGCGGCAGGCCGAGGGGATCCGCTGGGCGGCCATGCCATTGCAGGCGCTGCGCGACTTCCTCGACAAGTGCGGCGCCTACGCGACCCGCAATCCGGTGGCCTTCGCCGGCATCGTGCTGCTGATAGCCCTGCCGGGCATCCTGTTGCCGCTCTTCCTCTTCCGCACGTTCGTGCTGAACTAGGCCGCCCCTAAGGGGTTTGCCCGGCTCGTACTCCGGCCGGGCAAACGGGAGTTTCTCCCGATGCGCTTGCTTAACGTTGCTTCATATAGTTTCGTTGCAACGCGCTCGACGGGATGCCGACTTGAAACTCCCTTCCCTCCGCCACGCCCTGGCGGCCGCCTGCCTGACCGGCGTGGTCGCCTGCCTGCCGCCCCTGACCACCGGGGAACCGCAGGGGGGGACGCTCGCGGGCAGCCACCTGCTCGGCTGGCTGGATCCCCTCGCGGCCGGCTTCCACGGGGCGGTGGTGCGGGCCGCCGGCTACGATTACACCCTGGCGCGGGCCGGCGGCATGACCTGCAACGCCTGCCACGCGGGCGAGAGCGCATTCCAGCCGAGTCCCAACGCCCGCGCGCCCAATTGCTTCGCCTGCCACGACGGCGGCCCCGACGGCTCGGCATTCCACCCGCGCGGCTGGCTGGAGGTCGGCCATCGCTACTTCCACGGCGAAGTGGTGGCCGCGTTCGGTCACGACGTGACGCGGGCGAGGCTTGCCGGCCTGCTCGGCTGCAGCGCATGCCACTCGGCCGTATCGCCGACCCTGCCGAGCAGCAATTC contains the following coding sequences:
- a CDS encoding SCO family protein, with the protein product PPLAGPSPIPTDAAQVPGGLAPGGLAPSMARRIPQVLPALVLFCLAGLAGAPALAADRPAAPDFALSDQDGRLVRLSDLRGKPVVLTFLYTHCPDTCPRTLGHLLTALKDRPGDAAVVTVTVDPARDDKARLAEYAKQWPAGWRFLTGPEAQVGKVWAQYGVSVRRDEETGHHHHGHHMGYTITHSNVVLVLDAAGRITERISGAWSAADVSGALAQARQAEGIRWAAMPLQALRDFLDKCGAYATRNPVAFAGIVLLIALPGILLPLFLFRTFVLN